The Actinomadura sp. WMMB 499 genome includes a window with the following:
- a CDS encoding aspartate aminotransferase family protein, which produces MSRTRELDRRHVFHSWSAQNRVDPMVLTRAEGAYVWDENGDRYLDFTSQLVYTNLGHGHPGVVAAIQEQAARLCTVAPQFANDRRAEAARMIAERAPEGMDRVFFTNGGADAVEHAVRMARLHTGRPKVLAAYRSYHGGTQTAINLTGDWRRVPNDTATAGVVHFFGPYLYRSEFHATTPQEESERALAHLRRTVEAEGPATIAAIVLETIPGTAGVLMPPPGYLAGVRELCDEHGILLVCDEVMAGFGRAGAWLAIDLFGLRPDLITFAKGVNSGYVPLGGVILGDAVADTFGDRPYPGGLTYSGHPLAAAAAVATLTAMEEEDVVDRAAALGATVIAPGLADLEKRHAVIGEVRGTGVFWAVELVADRGTREPLPVAAVAAVAAECRARGLLPLPNANRVHLVPPCTISDDQACEALDILDAALARAVR; this is translated from the coding sequence ATGTCGCGCACCCGCGAACTCGACCGCCGGCACGTTTTCCACTCGTGGTCGGCGCAGAACCGGGTCGATCCGATGGTCCTCACCCGGGCCGAGGGCGCCTACGTCTGGGACGAGAACGGCGACCGCTACCTGGACTTCACCTCCCAGCTCGTCTACACCAACCTCGGGCACGGCCACCCCGGGGTCGTCGCGGCGATCCAGGAGCAGGCGGCCCGGCTGTGCACGGTCGCGCCGCAGTTCGCCAACGACCGCCGCGCGGAGGCCGCACGGATGATCGCCGAACGCGCGCCAGAGGGCATGGACCGCGTCTTCTTCACCAACGGCGGCGCCGACGCCGTCGAGCACGCGGTCCGGATGGCCCGCCTGCACACGGGCCGTCCGAAGGTGCTGGCCGCCTACCGCTCGTACCACGGGGGCACCCAGACCGCGATCAACCTGACCGGGGACTGGAGGCGCGTCCCCAACGACACGGCCACCGCCGGGGTCGTCCACTTCTTCGGCCCTTACCTGTACCGCAGCGAGTTCCACGCCACGACACCGCAGGAGGAGTCCGAGCGTGCGCTGGCCCACCTGCGCCGGACGGTCGAGGCCGAGGGCCCGGCGACGATCGCGGCGATCGTCCTGGAGACGATCCCCGGCACCGCGGGCGTCCTGATGCCCCCGCCCGGCTACCTCGCGGGCGTCCGGGAGCTGTGCGACGAGCACGGCATCCTGCTGGTCTGCGACGAGGTGATGGCCGGGTTCGGCAGGGCGGGCGCCTGGCTGGCCATCGACCTGTTCGGCCTGCGTCCGGATCTCATCACCTTCGCCAAGGGCGTCAACTCCGGCTACGTCCCGCTCGGCGGCGTGATCCTCGGCGACGCCGTCGCCGACACGTTCGGGGACCGTCCGTACCCGGGCGGCCTGACCTACTCGGGCCACCCGCTCGCTGCGGCCGCCGCCGTCGCGACCCTCACCGCGATGGAGGAGGAGGACGTGGTGGACCGCGCCGCCGCCCTCGGCGCGACGGTGATCGCCCCGGGCCTCGCGGACCTGGAGAAGCGGCACGCGGTCATCGGCGAGGTGCGGGGGACGGGGGTGTTCTGGGCCGTCGAGCTGGTCGCCGACCGCGGCACCCGCGAACCGCTGCCGGTCGCCGCGGTCGCCGCGGTGGCCGCCGAGTGCCGGGCCCGGGGACTGCTGCCACTGCCCAACGCCAACCGCGTCCATCTCGTGCCGCCCTGCACCATCTCCGACGACCAGGCGTGCGAGGCGCTGGACATCCTGGACGCGGCGCTGGCACGGGCCGTCCGGTGA
- a CDS encoding SDR family NAD(P)-dependent oxidoreductase, whose protein sequence is MTGSGRGLGLAYAEALAVAGAAGVVNDVDRETVDAAVEKIAAAGGRAVGVAAAVGDAPAAETLVNAAVEEFGGLDVLVTNAGILRDRVLWKMTDDDFDAAIGVHLSGTLTCARGPPRMREQGTGGRIVLVGSPAGQRGDFGRTDYAAAKAGIVAMARTWAMGLARAEITVNAVVPVAATEMTKTIPAFAPVIAESEPTVNTTAATFRSR, encoded by the coding sequence GTGACCGGGAGCGGGCGCGGCCTGGGCCTCGCCTACGCCGAGGCGCTCGCCGTCGCGGGCGCCGCGGGGGTGGTCAACGACGTCGACCGGGAGACGGTGGACGCCGCGGTGGAGAAGATCGCCGCGGCGGGCGGCCGCGCCGTCGGCGTGGCGGCGGCGGTCGGTGACGCCCCGGCCGCCGAGACGCTCGTGAATGCGGCCGTCGAGGAGTTCGGCGGACTCGACGTCCTGGTCACCAACGCCGGGATCCTGCGCGACCGGGTGCTGTGGAAGATGACCGACGACGACTTCGACGCGGCGATCGGCGTGCACCTGAGCGGGACGCTCACCTGCGCGCGCGGGCCGCCGCGGATGCGCGAGCAGGGGACCGGCGGCCGGATCGTCCTGGTCGGGTCACCGGCGGGGCAGCGCGGCGACTTCGGGCGGACCGACTACGCCGCCGCCAAGGCCGGGATCGTGGCGATGGCGCGCACCTGGGCGATGGGACTGGCCCGCGCCGAGATCACCGTGAACGCCGTCGTGCCGGTCGCGGCGACCGAGATGACCAAGACGATCCCGGCGTTCGCCCCGGTCATCGCCGAGTCCGAACCGACGGTGAACACCACCGCCGCCACCTTCCGCTCCCGGTAG
- a CDS encoding DUF3237 domain-containing protein: protein MTQTSAPFAPALTFAFEIRARLAPTLHIGHGDGEKTEFTPITGGTVEGPMLRGTVLPGGGDWSSTRGRVCELDARYLLRTDDGAVIDIVNRGYYHEGENSPDQYDGDLRVSEAGVYYRTSPAFRTDAPAYRWLAETVFVGLARPADTDAVAIRMYAVA from the coding sequence ATGACCCAGACCTCCGCCCCCTTCGCCCCGGCCCTCACCTTCGCCTTCGAGATCCGGGCCCGCCTCGCCCCGACACTGCACATCGGACACGGAGACGGCGAGAAGACCGAGTTCACCCCCATCACCGGCGGCACCGTCGAGGGCCCCATGCTGCGCGGCACGGTCCTCCCCGGCGGCGGCGACTGGTCGAGCACCCGAGGCCGCGTCTGCGAACTCGACGCCCGCTACCTCCTCCGGACGGACGACGGCGCGGTCATCGACATCGTCAACCGCGGGTACTACCACGAGGGCGAGAACAGCCCCGACCAGTACGACGGCGACCTCCGGGTGTCCGAGGCGGGCGTCTACTACCGCACCTCGCCCGCCTTCCGCACCGACGCCCCGGCGTACCGGTGGCTCGCCGAGACCGTTTTCGTCGGCCTCGCCCGCCCGGCGGACACCGACGCCGTCGCCATCCGCATGTACGCCGTGGCCTGA